One window of Aspergillus oryzae RIB40 DNA, chromosome 3 genomic DNA carries:
- a CDS encoding cytochrome P450 (predicted protein), giving the protein MDIAFKLVLLGATLILSHLIWNYFRSPLKSFPGPFSANLSNLWRLQDVFKGLCDITHNELHRRYRSAVCIGPNVLSLSDPALINQVYSTRDPWVKVSSERTQDPQHSDVYNVNDSVVSGVRIKNLFSHQDEQWHANQELEPGVDITINLFLESEYINYFTWDTMSQLSYSQSIGMLEAKNDRFGILEVSNRSLDYFASPKTLISSFLQVCQIPMLDLLLDKNPICRLGPPSFGWSVKFSAEQYQERFTEGKQSHNGIKDFLDRYIETKSKMPNIVDDNVAQMYLVLNIIAGSDTTARAISAAVYYEELRGANLSTPPQWKEIRSLPYLDAVMRETMLVHPGVGLLLERIVPKGGFTLPDGRFVPEGTIVGMNPWVINRNRTVFGPEPDSFKPERWLPAEGEHDEAYQTRFSKMKGTDLTFGAGPRACLGRYISQLESYKFVATLFTMFDVSFGCLQDLEHPDHEWEVTNSWFVRQKNIPVVIQKKKVLNCTPSVQWASTALMYMPQRESFSRALPPLHCGQKFQIGTSKLQHD; this is encoded by the exons ATGGATATCGCCTTCAAACTTGTCCTGTTAGGAGCTACGCTCATCCTATCCCACCTTATCTGGAATTACTTCCGATCCCCATTAAAGTCGTTTCCTGGGCCATTTAGCGCCAACCTCTCCAATTTATGGCGTCTTCAAGATGTGTTCAAGGGCCTTTGTGACATCACACATAATGAGCTTCACCGCAGATATAGATCTGCAGTCTGCATAGGTCCCAACGTGTTAAGTCTCTCTGACCCTGCATTGATCAACCAGGTGTATTCTACCAGAGATCCGTGGGTTAAGGTGAGTAGCGAACGTACCCAGGATCCACAGCAT AGTGACGTGTACAATGTGAACGACTCGGTAGTATCCGGCGTTCGTATTAAGAATCTCTTCTCCCACCAAGACGAACAGTGGCATGCCAA TCAAGAACTAGAGCCCGGTGTCGACATAACCATCAACCTTTTTCTGGAAAG CGAGTATATCAACTATT TTACATGGGACACCATGAGCCAGCTCAGTTATTCCCAGTCTATTGGTATGCTAGAAGCGAAAAATGATCGCTTTGGAATCCTGGAAGTATCTAATAGGTCTCTGGACTATTTCGCATCG CCCAAGACGCTCATTTCCTCGTTCCTGCAGGTGTGCCAAATCCCGATGTTGGATTTACTTCTAGACAAAAACCCCATCTGCCGCTTGGGGCCTCCTAGCTTTGGGTGGTCCGTGAAATTCAGCGCAGAACAGTATCAAGAGCGCTTTACCGAGGGGAAGCAATCGCACAATGGCATCAAAGACTTTCTAGATCGATACATCGAGACCAAAAGCAAGATGCCTAACATAGTGGATGATAATGTAGCCCAGATGTACCTGGTCCTCAATATAATAGCGGGTAGCGACACAACAGCGAGGGCCATTTCCGCGGCAGTCTATTAT GAAGAGCTTCGGGGAGCTAATTTATCCACGCCGCCccagtggaaggagattCGGAGTCTCCCTTATCTCGACGCCGTCATGCGGGAAACTATGCTTGTTCATCCGGGTGTTGGGCTCTTGCTCGAGAGAATTGTTCCAAAGGGTGGATTCACGCTACCGGACGGGCGCTTTGTCCCTGAGGGCACCATTGTCGGCATGAATCCCTGGGTCATTAATCGCAACAGAACCGTTTTCGGGCCTGAGCCTGATTCATTCAAGCCTGAGCGGTGGCTACCGGCGGAGGGCGAACATGACGAGGCGTATCAGACTAGGTTCTCGAAGATGAAAGGTACAGACTTAACCTTCGGTGCAGGGCCCCGGGCATGTCTGGGAAGATACATTTCCCAGTTGGAGAGTTACAAATTTGTTGCGACGCTATTCACGATGTTTGATGTGAGTTTTGGCTGTTTACAAGAT CTGGAACACCCTGACCATGAGTGGGAGGTGACCAACTCCTGGTTTGTGAGGCAGAAAAATATTCCTGTTGTGAttcaaaaaaagaaagtctTGAACTGCACTCCCTCAGTACAGTGGGCTAGCACTGCATTAATGTATATGCCACAACGCGAGTCGTTCAGCcgagctcttcctcctcttcattg CGGTCAGAAGTTCCAGATTGGGACCTCAAAGCTGCAGCACGACTAA
- a CDS encoding uncharacterized protein (predicted protein), which translates to MANIAQLPPELFCPVLDLAFENQSDIQLLCSLSLVSRQWYEALVPRIYAEWTYNGARQSFRSLWNFLRTILNDSRIAALVHSLHIGNWGYYPYARSGEWEELNLPQNEITLFREAINRVGIKHLESNIIKDIRKRDRRPLMALLLTCLPNITRIYTHVPQSDPVLSAVLRQILDCQSGDNPSTILSKLSDLYVLGEVDVPPRDLVNHNLLPGADQTPLRLDDLWPALHLTGLRTLSLYGLDTANAALRLGASPAISRLKHFSITGGFNSSCTYADLRALLALPEALTSFSLYIQDYAFGSIGGDMISNAGLWKVLKKHQSSLEYLDIYRDAEHTGLYMSQGHFGLLHSFTCLKKLCIQAEVLLGSFWDRPNAPYRLKDRLPCNLESLTLYGGKRFFNTSSIGVHLQEALNSGIFSSLASVELEGFYVDSDISEVCRQNGVTLSMGRSCHHKAPRDCQLRKEGSCPPFVQKTHHMRMDGQRRAVMFAFFPEECRDRREILLPLDDSMDAYEENDAKDEDLDQCAGDLKLRMLDFWVHNGGTAYMVFQNFAHSSLPPLFSFAIYFTHAHVSREKIDHRALYHALCDSYSNYDVRFDLYFVPGITEEGCIAHYRQEGRFRGDYKRQLKAYKESSRYDVSPGVGALPSMVRDYSDTGFYRGLLFICTEPEWNGDQEILWSVQFDPIRQAEDGTESSDEENIPLNCIQRHPINDSSRWYEGYGGECPIDRWISDIASWHREELRGPWLKATRRGWQSWR; encoded by the coding sequence ATGGCGAATATAGCGCAGCTTCCACCGGAATTATTCTGTCCGGTGCTTGATCTTGCTTTCGAGAATCAAAGTGATATTCAGCTGCTCTGCAGTCTCTCTCTTGTTAGTCGCCAATGGTACGAGGCCCTGGTTCCTCGTATATACGCTGAATGGACCTACAATGGTGCGAGGCAGTCATTCAGGTCTCTCTGGAACTTTCTCAGGACCATCCTCAACGATTCCCGTATAGCAGCCTTGGTTCACTCCTTACATATAGGCAACTGGGGTTACTATCCATATGCACGATCTGGTGAGTGGGAAGAACTAAATCTTCCACAGAATGAGATTACCCTTTTCCGTGAAGCTATCAACAGGGTGGGGATCAAACACCTAGAATCGAATATCATCAAAGATATACGAAAGCGTGATCGACGACCGCTGATGGCGCTTCTTCTAACATGTCTCCCAAACATCACGAGAATATATACACACGTGCCGCAGTCTGATCCTGTCCTCAGCGCAGTTCTCAGACAAATATTAGACTGTCAGAGTGGTGACAATCCATCAACAATCCTTAGCAAGCTGAGCGACCTTTATGTACTTGGCGAAGTGGACGTTCCTCCCCGTGACCTCGTGAATCATAACCTCCTTCCAGGAGCCGATCAAACTCCATTGCGCCTCGATGACCTGTGGCCCGCACTTCATTTGACGGGTCTTCGGACGCTCTCGCTTTACGGTCTCGATACAGCAAACGCAGCCCTTCGGCTTGGAGCCAGTCCTGCCATATCTCGTCTGAAACACTTTTCCATCACCGGTGGCTTTAATTCCAGCTGCACTTACGCAGATCTCAGAGCTCTGCTCGCCTTACCAGAAGCATTGACCAGCTTCTcattatatatacaagattATGCGTTTGGTTCAATCGGAGgtgatatgatatcaaaCGCGGGCCTCTGGAAAGTCCTAAAAAAGCACCAGAGCAGCCTTGAATACCTCGACATTTATCGTGACGCTGAGCACACAGGGCTCTACATGAGTCAAGGCCATTttggtcttcttcattcCTTTACATGCCTCAAAAAGCTTTGTATCCAAGCAGAAGTCTTACTCGGTAGCTTCTGGGACCGGCCCAACGCCCCCTACCGCTTGAAAGATCGTTTGCCATGCAATCTCGAGTCTCTCACGCTCTATGGGGGTAAAAGGTTCTTTAACACTAGTAGTATAGGTGTGCACCTGCAAGAGGCACTGAACAGTGGGATATTTTCGTCCCTCGCTTCGGTTGAACTAGAAGGCTTCTATGTTGATTCTGACATCTCGGAAGTGTGCCGTCAAAACGGTGTTACCCTTTCAATGGGACGAAGCTGCCACCACAAAGCCCCAAGAGATTGTCAACTTCGGAAGGAGGGAAGCTGCCCGCCGTTCGTGCAGAAGACACACCACATGCGAATGGATGGCCAAAGACGAGCGGTTATGTTCGCTTTCTTCCCTGAGGAATGTCGGGACCGTCGCGAGATACTACTGCCCCTCGACGACAGCATGGACGCCTACGAGGAGAATGATGCAAAAGACGAAGACCTTGACCAATGTGCCGGTGACTTGAAACTACGTATGTTGGACTTCTGGGTACACAATGGAGGCACAGCGTACATGGTCTTTCAGAACTTTGCACACTCCTCGCTGCCACCGCTTTTTTCCTTCGCCATATATTTTACGCATGCTCACGTGTCGCGGGAAAAGATAGATCATCGGGCTTTATACCATGCTCTTTGTGACTCGTACAGCAACTACGATGTTCGCTTCGATCTCTATTTTGTCCCCGGTATAACTGAAGAAGGATGTATAGCTCATTATCGACAGGAGGGACGCTTTCGTGGGGATTACAAAAGGCAACTCAAGGCATATAAGGAGAGTAGTCGTTACGATGTTTCGCCAGGGGTGGGAGCTCTACCCAGTATGGTACGCGACTATTCTGATACTGGTTTCTATCGAGGATTGCTGTTCATATGTACTGAACCAGAATGGAATGGCGACCAGGAAATCTTGTGGTCTGTGCAGTTCGACCCGATCCGACAGGCAGAAGATGGTACGGAGTCGTCCGATGAAGAAAATATTCCCCTTAATTGTATCCAACGGCACCCGATTAATGACAGCAGCCGCTGGTATGAAGGTTACGGTGGCGAATGCCCGATTGACCGATGGATATCCGATATAGCATCCTGGCATAGGGAGGAATTGAGGGGACCCTGGCTGAAAGCAACACGAAGAGGCTGGCAGAGTTGGCGATAG
- a CDS encoding uncharacterized protein (predicted protein), with protein sequence MYSVSVGSMVRIYYLTLLATNPDINWVMGDVYLWSTIEPCIGIVCACLPTLNALLRRTTKLVLGSNAERLFGSFSLSASRRKRRDKSQSKSRSFQQLDGNEATPNAQLRPEDEIVLTTVSAHIKHDFDWSEDHP encoded by the exons ATGTACAGCGTCTCCGTGGGAAGTATGGTTCGTATTTACTACTTGACCTTACTTGCGACGAACCCCGACATCAACTGGGTGATGGGTGACGTATACCTATGGTCTACCATTGAGCCCTGCATCGGCATTGTTTGTGCATGTCTACCCACGCTGAACGCACTGCTTCGAAGAACCACGAAGCTCGTTCTCGGATCCAACGCCGAGCGACTATTCGGTAGCTTCTCGCTATCGGCTTCTAGGAGGAAACGGCGTGATAAGTCGCAGAGCAAAAGTCGTTCGTTTCAACAGTTAGACGGGAATGAAGCCACTCCGAATGCCCAATTGCGACCGGAGGATGAGATAGTGCTGACGACCGTTTCGGCTCATA TAAAACACGATTTTGATTGGAGTGAGGATCATCCTTGA
- a CDS encoding J domain-containing protein (predicted molecular chaperone (DnaJ superfamily)) → MSSDEQDALDALEREASDFVKTRELSTVYLSVPFFRLIVNVWNRYAVLDLQPGVTESDIKVQYRKKSLLIHPDKTKNPAAPDAFDRLKKAHSTLMEEKSRTYLDECIADARRLLIREHKYTLDSPELKTEEFKKEWRQKTVHVLLDEEARRRRQAKAKLQEEGRERRKEEEEIEERKRKRDQDKAWEDSRDERISSWRDWQKGKKSEGDKKKKKKMKVLG, encoded by the exons ATGTCTTCCGATGAGCAAGATGCTTTGGATGCCCTGGAAAGGGAAGCGTCCGACTTTGTCAAG ACGCGTGAGCTTAGCACTGTTTATCTGTCCGTGCCGTTTTTTAGACTAATTGTGAATGTTTGGAACAGATATGCCGTTCTCGACCTCCAGCCCGGAGTTACTGAATCCGATATCAAAGTACAATATCGCAAAAAGTCTCTACTCATCCATCCTGATAAGACAAAGAACCCAGCTGCTCCAGACGCGTTCGATCGTCTTAAAAAGGCCCATTCTACACTAATGGAGGAGAAGTCGCGCACGTACCTCGATGAATGTATCGCAGATGCGCGACGGTTGTTAATTCGTGAACATAAGTACACATTGGATTCGCCTGAATTAAAGACagaagaattcaagaaggaATGGCGTCAGAAGACAGTGCATGTGTTGCTAGATGAAGAGGCGCGTCGGCGAAGACAAGCCAAGGCTAAGTTACAGGAGGAAGGTCGTGAAAGGCgtaaagaagaggaggaaattgaagaaagaaaacgaaagcGTGATCAGGATAAGGCATGGGAGGACAGTCGCGATGAGCGTATCAGCAGCTGGCGAGATTGgcagaaagggaagaagagtgaaggagacaagaagaagaagaagaaaatgaaagtCCTTGGCTGA
- a CDS encoding uncharacterized protein (predicted protein), producing the protein MDWRLTGKILFAYIFIYLVLLPSIKVSIILLYRRIFGMNWMMWLCLALSIGHGACCMVAFLCSCRPLSYFYTQFADPSGGKCIINLYAFYLGNAATNVFTDVITLLVPIPIISRLQIRPMQKVLISGIFLLGGL; encoded by the coding sequence ATGGACTGGAGACTGACAGGCAAGATTCTATTCGCTTATATTTTCATCTATCTAGTTCTACTTCCCTCTATTAAAGTCTCGATCATCCTCCTCTATCGCCGGATATTTGGAATGAACTGGATGATGTGGCTCTGTTTGGCCCTCAGTATCGGCCATGGCGCTTGCTGCATGGTTGCCTTCTTATGCTCCTGTCGGCCACTGTCATACTTCTATACGCAGTTTGCTGATCCGTCGGGAGGAAAGTGCATCATCAACCTGTATGCATTCTACCTTGGCAACGCGGCAACAAATGTCTTCACCGATGTTATCACGCTACTTGTTCCGATCCCGATCATCTCCAGACTCCAAATACGCCCGATGCAGAAGGTACTGATATCCGGTATCTTCCTCTTAGGTGGGTTGTAA
- a CDS encoding amino acid permease (amino acid transporters), with protein MAVHDIEKGPGRAPQEDAGQKAPGFVTDPLGSNTPFVNADKLARNLSARQVQMIAIGGTIGTGLFLGTGKALATGGPASMLIAYAICGGIVFVTMLSLGEMASFIPVAGSFCTFAGRFVDDALGFALTWNYWFNDAVSTASDVIALQLLLQYWTDNFPGWAISLIFLVVVIALNMFSVKVYGEIEYWLSLLKVVTIIIFIILGIVVNCGGNTEHQYIGGKYFYVDDAPFVDGIGGFASVFVTASFAFGGTESIAVTAGETKDPAKNMPKVVRNVFWRIILFYIVSIIIIGLNVPYNYPGLSNGDTATSPFTLVFQQAGSAVAGSFINAVLMTSVISAANHALFAGSRLLYSLAVDGYAPRFFGHLNRFQIPWVAVLATSVISGLCFGASYIGAGQLWSWLQNIVGVSNQISWVCIGVASLRFRSAIRHQGLEHLLPYKNWTYPVGPIIAICLNSVLILVQGWKCFSPHFKGVDFVSYYIEIPVMIVMFLAWKLFKRTRFVHRGEMDLITDRYNLIHSTGVDVNDSNEGSSNIHDDNAPQADGSSKKKFFSWDPEDKSVLGRIKQVGMWLFL; from the exons ATGGCGGTCCATGACATTGAGAAGGGGCCCGGTAGGGCTCCTCAAGAAGATGCGGGTCAGAAGGCTCCGGGATTTGTAACAGATCCCCTCGGTAGCAACACTCCATTTGTCAATGCGGATAAACTCGCCCGTAATCTTTCTGCACGTCAAGTTCAGATGATTGCTATCGGTGGTACTATTGGAACTGGTTTATTCTTGGGAACGGGTAAAGCTCTGGCCACTGGCGGTCCGGCATCTATGCTTATCGCCTACGCCATTTGCGGTGGTATTGTCTTTGTGACCATGCTTTCTTTGGGTGAAATGGCTTCTTTCATCCCTGTGGCGGGATCTTTCTGCACTTTTGCTGG TCGGTTTGTGGATGATGCGTTAGGGTTCGCTCTTACTTGGAATTACTGGTTTAATGATGCGGTTTCCACTGCGTCTGATGTTATTGCTCTGCAACTACTGCTGCAATACTGGACGGATAACTTCCCCGGATGGGCAATCAGTCTGATATTCCTGGTTGTTGTTATTGCTTTGAATATGTTTTCCGTCAAGGTTTACGGAGAG ATCGAGTATTGGCTCAGTCTACTCAAGGTTGTAACTATCATA ATCTTCATTATTCTCGGGATTGTAGTCAACTGTGGCGGCAACACTGAACACCAATATATCGGAGGCAAATATTTCTATGTCGATGATGCACCCTTTGTTGACGGTATTGGTGGCTTCGCATCCGTCTTCGTTACAGCTTCATTTGCCTT TGGTGGCACCGAGTCCATTGCAGTTACGGCGGGTGAAACCAAGGACCCAGCGAAGAACATGCCCAAGGTGGTCCGCAACGTCTTCTGGCGTATCATTTTATTCTACATTGTGTCTATCATTATTATTGGCCTCAACGTACCATACAACTATCCTGGTCTGTCGAACGGAGACACGGCCACCAGTCCCTTTACTCTCGTCTTCCAGCAGGCTGGCAGTGCCGTCGCAGGCAGTTTTATCAATGCTGTGCTTATGACTAGCGTCATCTCTGCAGCGAACCATGCTTTGTTTGCTGGATCCAGACTGCTCTATTCCTTGGCCGTTGACGGATATGCACCCCGGTTTTTCGGCCATCTGAATCGCTTTCAGATCCCCTGGGTTGCTGTTTTGGCGACGTCTGTGATCAGTGGCTTATGCTTCGGCGCCAGTTATATCGGAGCTGGCCAGTTATGGTCATGGTTACAAAA TATTGTCGGAGTTTCTAACCAGATTTCATGGGTCTGCATTGGAGTGGCATCTCTCCGTTTCAGATCTGCTATTCGCCACCAAGGCCTTGAACATCTCCTCCCTTACAAGAACTGGACATACCCAGTCGGGCCTATCATCGCCATCTGCCTCAACAGTGTTCTCATCCTCGTGCAAGGCTGGAAATGCTTCAGTCCACACTTCAAGGGCGTCGACTTTGTTTCCTACTACATTGAAATCCCTGTCATGATTGTGATGTTCCTGGCCTGGAAATTGTTCAAACGGACACGGTTTGTTCATCGCGGCGAGATGGACCTGATCACGGATCGGTACAATCTTATCCACAGCACTGGAGTCGACGTGAATGACTCAAACGAAGGCTCATCAAATATCCACGACGATAATGCACCTCAAGCAGATGGGTCtagcaagaagaaattcTTCTCGTGGGACCCAGAGGACAAGAGCGTCCTGGGGAGGATTAAGCAGGTTGGAATGTGGTTGTTCTTGTAG
- a CDS encoding FAD synthase (3'-phosphoadenosine 5'-phosphosulfate sulfotransferase (PAPS reductase)/FAD synthetase and related enzymes) yields the protein MTDTAIQPDPVLAQLNGGTSNLKNMAPHLPSPQAQYTSTSSTQQPTTSSSLSEIIAQCHHKVHAFLAESHPPDSLLAAVQRQTRISLDVAATALSRYSLPELALSYNGGKDCLVLLVLFLASLHPHPPPEKGGLKSIPAIYALPPDPFPTVEEFVQWSSSAYHLDIIKYTTEPPKTTLKSSFAHYLSLHPSVKAIFVGTRRTDPHGAKLTHFDRTDSGWPDFVRVHPVIDWHYAEIWAFIRQLGLEYCPLYDQGYTSLGGQTDTHPNPKLRVDTTAGNEATKHYRPAYELTEDLEERLGRN from the coding sequence ATGACCGACACAGCTATTCAACCAGACCCGGTCTTAGCTCAATTAAATGGCGGCACCTCGAACCTAAAAAACATGGCCCCCCATCTCCCCTCCCCACAAGCACAATACAcctccacatcttccacaCAACAGccaacaacatcctcctccctctcagAAATAATCGCCCAATGCCACCACAAAGTGCACGCCTTTCTCGCCGAGTCCCATCCTCCCGATTCCCTCCTCGCCGCCGTTCAACGCCAAACTCGCATCTCCCTCGACGTCGCCGCAACGGCCCTCTCCCGTTACAGCCTCCCGGAGCTCGCCCTCTCCTATAACGGTGGGAAAGACTGTCTGGTCCTCCTGGTGCTCTTCCTCGCCAGCCTGCACCCGCATCCACCGCCCGAGAAGGGCGGCCTCAAGTCCATCCCAGCGATATATGCTCTACCGCCAGATCCCTTCCCTACAGTCGAGGAGTTCGTCCAGTGGTCGTCGAGCGCCTACCATCTTGATATTATAAAGTATACGACGGAGCCGCCAAAGACGACGCTCAAGTCAAGTTTCGCGCACTACCTGTCTCTCCATCCTAGTGTGAAGGCGATCTTTGTCGGCACTCGTCGGACGGATCCCCATGGCGCAAAATTGACTCATTTCGATCGGACGGATAGTGGTTGGCCCGATTTCGTTCGCGTTCACCCAGTCATTGACTGGCACTATGCGGAAATTTGGGCCTTCATCCGTCAACTGGGCTTAGAGTACTGCCCTCTTTACGACCAAGGATACACGAGTCTCGGTGGCCAGACGGATACTCACCCGAATCCCAAGCTTCGGGTCGACACTACGGCCGGTAACGAAGCCACAAAACACTACCGACCAGCGTATGAGTTGACTGAAGACCTGGAGGAGCGGCTGGGACGCAATTAG
- the dbp4 gene encoding RNA-dependent ATPase HCA4 (RNA Helicase), protein MAPSNGPRSGKNAKSSHTLKRKRAQDDLSTLTQRVEDLDIKETYKSFSDLPLSEPTASGLASSHFKTLTDIQSRAIGHALKGRDILGAAKTGSGKTLAFLIPVLENLYRKQWSEHDGLGALILSPTRELAIQIFEVLRKIGRYHTFSAGLIIGGKSLKEEQERLGRMNILVCTPGRMLQHLDQTAMFDVFNLQMLVLDEADRILDMGFQKTVDAIVGHLPKERQTLLFSATQTKKVSDLARLSLQDPEYVAVHETASSATPSTLQQHYVVTPLSQKLDVLWSFIRSNLKAKTIVFLSSGKQVRFVYESFRHLQPGIPLMHLHGRQKQGGRLDITAKFSQAKHAVLFSTDITARGLDFPAVDWVIQMDCPEDADTYIHRVGRTARYERDGRAVLFLDPSEESGMLKRLEQKKVPIERINIKANKQQSIRDQLQNMCFKDPELKYLGQKAFISYVKSVYVQKDKEVFKLKELKLEDFASSLGLPGAPRIKFIKGDDTKERKNASRATAYLSSDDDSDEGGEKKSKKDEKQVRTKYDRMFERRNQDVLADHYSKLINDDGTLVDPSKTASAADDADEDDDFLSVKRRFDAGDEDLGGNSEEELEQKGVKVVQLDGKDTLVIDSKRREKLLKSKKKLLKFKGKGTKLIYDDEGNAHELYEMEDEEDFKARGDAKEQQARFLAEETERTRTADMEDKEVAKQKRREKKEKRKARERELLAEEEAEEAVAQLAPYKEDDEFSASDREDDAPRPSKKQKVRIAEPEESKEEPWYKKSKKPAAKAPEQIQTLEDLESLATGLLG, encoded by the coding sequence ATGGCTCCTTCAAACGGTCCCCGTAGCGGCAAGAATGCGAAATCCTCTCATACTTTGAAACGCAAGCGCGCGCAAGATGATTTGTCGACTCTTACTCAGCGGGTTGAGgatctcgatatcaaggaaacCTACAAGTCCTTTTCCGATCTCCCTCTGTCTGAACCGACTGCTTCCGGACTAGCTTCGTCGCATTTTAAAACCCTCACCGATATTCAGTCTCGTGCGATTGGCCATGCGTTGAAGGGTCGGGATATATTGGGTGCCGCGAAGACCGGTAGCGGCAAGACGCTCGCTTTTCTCATCCCGGTTCTCGAGAACTTGTACCGCAAGCAATGGTCTGAGCATGATGGACTGGGAGCTCTGATCCTATCTCCGACTCGTGAACTCGCCATTCAGATCTTCGAGGTTCTTCGCAAAATCGGTCGCTATCATACATTCTCAGCCGGCTTGATTATTGGTGggaagagcttgaaggaggaacaggaaAGATTGGGAAGAATGAATATCTTGGTTTGCACACCGGGTCGTATGCTACAGCATTTGGACCAGACGGCTATGTTCGATGTGTTCAACCTGCAGATGCTGGTCTTGGACGAAGCGGATCGTATCCTGGACATGGGTTTCCAGAAAACCGTGGATGCTATTGTTGGTCATCTACCCAAAGAGCGGCAGACATTACTTTTCAGTGCTACCCAGACGAAAAAGGTGTCGGATCTTGCCCGGTTGAGCTTACAGGATCCCGAGTACGTGGCTGTTCACGAAACAGCATCTTCCGCAACCCCATCTACACTTCAGCAACACTATGTCGTTACCCCCTTATCACAGAAACTTGATGTTCTGTGGAGTTTTATTCGCAGTAACTTGAAAGCCAAAACGATTGTCTTCCTGTCTTCCGGAAAGCAGGTGCGATTCGTTTACGAATCCTTCCGCCATTTACAACCTGGTATCCCTTTGATGCATCTTCATGGCCGGCAGAAGCAGGGTGGACGACTGGATATCACAGCAAAGTTCTCACAAGCAAAACATGCAGTCCTATTTTCAACTGATATCACTGCTCGTGGTTTAGATTTTCCCGCTGTTGACTGGGTCATTCAAATGGATTGCCCTGAAGATGCCGACACTTACATTCATCGAGTTGGACGGACAGCCCGATATGAGCGTGATGGTCGTGCAGTGTTGTTTTTGGATCCTAGCGAGGAGTCAGGAATGTTGAAGCGCCTTGAGCAAAAGAAGGTTCCGATTGAACGCATCAatatcaaggccaacaagCAGCAGAGTATTAGGGACCAGTTGCAAAATATGTGCTTTAAAGACCCGGAGCTTAAGTACCTGGGACAAAAGGCGTTTATCTCCTACGTTAAGTCAGTCTATGTCCAGAAGGATAAGGAAGTCTTCAAGCTTAAGGAACTCAAGCTAGAAGACTTTGCTTCCAGTCTTGGTCTTCCAGGTGCTCCCCGTATCAAGTTCATCAAGGGAGACGACACTAAAGAGCGCAAAAACGCATCGCGGGCGACGGCCTACTTGTCGAGTGACGATGATTCTGATGAAGGcggcgagaagaagagcaaaaaggatgagaagcaaGTCCGGACCAAGTATGACCGTATGTTCGAGAGGCGCAACCAAGACGTCTTGGCCGACCACTACTCGAAACTTATCAACGATGACGGCACATTGGTTGACCCCAGTAAGACCGCAAGTGCTGCCGACGATgctgacgaggatgatgacttCCTGTCTGTTAAACGTCGCTTCGACGCTGGAGATGAGGACTTGGGCGGTAACTCTGAAGAGGAGTTAGAGCAGAAGGGTGTTAAAGTGGTTCAACTCGATGGCAAGGATACATTGGTCATTGATTCGAAACGTCGGGAGAAGCTActcaagtcgaagaagaagctgctcAAATtcaaaggaaagggaacAAAACTTATTTACGACGACGAGGGCAACGCGCACGAATTGTACGAAatggaggacgaagaagacttcAAGGCCCGTGGAGATGCCAAGGAGCAACAAGCCCGGTTCTTGGCAGAGGAAACCGAGCGGACACGCACGGCCGATATGGAGGACAAGGAGGTGGCCAAACAAAAACGgcgggagaagaaagagaaacgCAAGGCTCGGGAGCGTGAGTTGCTtgccgaggaggaagccgaggaagCTGTGGCGCAGCTGGCTCCATACAAGGAGGACGACGAGTTTTCTGCATCAGACAGGGAGGACGACGCACCTCGCCCCAGCAAGAAGCAAAAGGTTCGTATTGCAGAGCccgaagagagcaaagaagAGCCCTGGtacaagaagagcaagaaaccGGCCGCGAAGGCTCCCGAGCAAATCCAGActttggaggatttggaatCTTTGGCGACTGGATTGCTTGGGTAA